One Vanrija pseudolonga chromosome 5, complete sequence genomic window, CTCGTAGTGGTTCAAGTTGGACGTCATGGTGATCAAGTGGTCCTGGATATCGGAGAGATACAGGCCAATATCGGATttgggcgcgacgagccagtTCTCGTTGCATCGCTTGGCGAGTCCCTTGACGACATCGGCCTTGGAGCCCATGAGACGAAGCAGGCCCATGACCTTTTTGCGGCACGTGCCGATGCGCCGCAGCATGTCCGtctgctcggcctccttgaggatgagcacgagctcgtcgataGAGTCGACCTCGTACTCGATCGACTGGATGAGCGGGCCGAACGCGTCGGTAATGTCGTCGATGAGCGCGTACGAGATCCAGTCGGACGTGACAGAGATGTAGTCCTTGAGGTGCTtgatgcggcggcgcacgTTCTGcgggtgtggcgtggcgcggaAGTGGAACGACAGCGTGCCCTCGCGGAACACGATGATGTACATGTTGAGCGGCTCGAGGTAGGTCTGCGAGTACGGGTCCTGGTCGAACGAGCGGAAACACACGAGGTAGTAGTTGCGGAACAGTTCAATCTTTTCGCGCGTTTCCTCGAGCAGAATGTCTTCAGTTGTGAGGGGGTGGATGCCGAAGACTTTTGACAACATgcgcatctcgtcgtcggtgggcgACAGCACGTCCAGCCACCAGGTGAACGCCTCGgggtcctcctcggcggtgacAGCCGGGCCCCCAGGTCCACCAgggtacggcggcgcggcacccTTGTTGGCATTGGCGAGGGCCAAGCTGTGGATGTTTGGGGGGTTCTTTGGCGCATGCAAGCTCAGCAGGCTCGGCTCGTTTGTCGGCGTGCCAGCGGCAGACTTGGGCGCAGTCTGGTTTGTGTCGTTGCGCGACATGGGAGCGCCGGCCGCCCCATTCCGCCCCTTGAACAGGTCCTCAAACGACTGGCCATCAgccggcagctcggcgagcgtgcgcgcgtggATCGTAACGGGTAGCGCGTTCGAGTAGAACGAGAAGCGGTACGGGCGGTCATGACCCGGCGGTGCGTCAGAGTACGACACAAAGGGTGGCGGCTGCTCCGCGGGGGGCTGCTTGCCCTGTCTCGGCGCCTtgagcacgccgcccacggcgtcgtcctcgccaccaccgccaaaGCTTTCGAACagcgcgagcttgccgccACGACGGGCTGCCTGGTTCTGCGACGACGCCTTgcgtgcgcgacggcggtggaAGTTGGTCTGCGCAggcgactcggcgtcctccttgGGAGAAAAGGCGCCCGCATCCGggtccgtgtcgtcgccaaatgcgctcgccgtcattgtgcgctcgagctcgtgcggcTTGGGTAACACGTTCTCGGTGCTACCGTCGCGGTGTGccgtgctgctcgccgagcctgACGAGTCGTGTCGGTCTCCATGAGACGACTGCCTCACAACCGCCGTGCTCCGGCGGCGTGTGAGCCCCGTCGTAGCGCCCCCGTCACCGTCCTCAGCGGCAATCGCCGCCCGCTCCGTGTCGGCAAACTCCTCCATGGGCGCAAAGTCAAAGTGGCTGCGGATGCCTCCGGGCGATGCGGCAAAGTGGTGGTCCGGATGGTCGGGGTATCGCCTCTCACGGTCCGAGTCGGTATCGCGCCCCCGCTTCGACTGATATGTGCTCACGCTGTCGGCTGAGTCGAGCGGAGGCACACCGCCATGCTCGCGCCCGTAGTGCCCCCCAAagtggccgtcgtcgctgccttCGTGGTCCTGGTGGCGGGCGCGGtccatctcgcgctcctccgcgTCGCTGAGCATGCCGAATGGCGTCTCCTCGATCGGGGAGGTAGAGTAcccgcctcgggcggcgcgcatgATTGCCGGCGAACCCTCGACTACGGATCCAGAGCGTACCCTTGCTATAGGTGTGTGTGAGCCACACATGTCACACGACCAACAAGCCACCAAGCTACCTACACATGCTCATGGCCGAGTCAATGTCCTGCTGCATCTGCCGCTGCACGTCAATGTTGTCGCGGTAGCTCGTGCCGCTGCTTCCGCGGTGTGCGGAACCGCCAAGCGCGTTGACCGGCGagcgggacgacgaggtgttcgacatggcgcgcgggtgggtcggcgagccgacgtcgacctggatctggcgcggcgaggtgggttgcTGCGTTGGTGACATTTTATACGGTGAGATGGGTTAAGGGGATATGGGCCGTAGAAGGTGGTGTGGAGTGGGAGGGACCACAAGAATTGGCGCTGGGAGTTGGTTCACGCAGCGGCCAGGTCCATCGAGTGTAAGAAGAGCTCTAGGGTCGTCGCTGTGGATGTGAATGAGGCGATATGCGATATGCTATGATTATGATATTGTGACGATTCTATCGAATGAGAGAGATTGTGTAGATGGAGTGAAGAGACCTGTCCAGTGGTGGCAagtggtcgtcgccgagtgctcgctcgctcgcttcgaGGCTGGAGGATTTGCGGATCGCGGAATGCACCTTGCTGCCTGAATTTAATGGCAGTCAGCCCGGCACGTGCAACCACTCTGCATCTATTCCCGAAGCCGCATTGGTCGAGGCCCGACACCTCAATGTGCTACATTTAGACTCTCACTCGCCCCCCGAATGCGAATGCAATCAATGCCATGCTTGGTTGGGTTTACAACAGTTGATACAACAACTTCGTGGCGCCTATGCACACGATTCCCTCTATTCCCTCTAGTATCCTCCATCGTCGTAGCGATTGTTGGCagcctgccgacgacgagtctcctcctcgagcttgggaCAGTCCGACAGGCCGTGACCCAGACCGCCACAGATAGGACAGCCCTTCAGCACACCGCCTTGAGCAGCGCGTGGGTCATCAATCGAAAGCAGAAACTCTGGGATCCTGAGAATTTGTCAGTATGTTTCCACAAGCGGCTCAACTCACTTCTGCTTCGCCTCCATGAGCAAATACTTGAGATCCAAAAGCGTCTGCTCTTGCGTGTTCATGTTGACAAAGGTTGTCGCGATACCCGTCTTGCCCGAGCGACCGGTACGACCAATCTCGTGCACATAGTCTTCAATCTCCTTGGGCATGGAGTAAACGATGACGTGTTGGATCTCGTTGAAGTCGAGTCCCTTGGACGCAACGCCAGACGCCACCATGACGTCCTTGGCGCCAGTCTTGAAAGAGCGGATCGCATACTCACGCTCATCCTGACTCTTGCTGCCATGGATAGCAACCGCTTCGACACCCTTGAGCAGAAGATACTCTTGAATgtcgtccacctcgttcTTGTTATCGCTGAAAATGATGACCGGGGGAGGCGTTTTCTGGAGACACTCGAGGAGATACACCATCTTGGCCTCCTGCTTGACGTATTCGACCTCTTGAATGACGTCCATGTTGGCGGCACCAGCTCGACCAACATTGACAAGGATGGGGTTGATGAGTGACTGCTGCGCAAAGTCCTGGATCTTGCGGGGCATCGTAGCCGAAAACAGCAGCGTCTGGCGCTGGTGCTTAAAGTGCGACATAATACTACgcacgtcctcctcgaaTCCCATGTCGATCATgcggtcggcctcgtccatgCACAGGTACTTGCAGTTGTCGGCATTCAACCTGCCCTTCTCGAGCATGTCGATGAGTCGGCCAGGTGTTGCGACAACAATGTGGACGCCGCGGTTGAGGACGTCTGCTTGTTCTGCCATGTTGATGCCGCCAATGCAGAGCAGAGAGCGGACCTCGGGGTACTCGCCGCCCTCTTTCAGCGCGTTGCACATGGCGACGCATCCTTCGTACGTCTGCCGTGCGAGCTCACGCGACGGACAGATGATGAGGCCGACAGGCCCCTCTCCTCGGACGAAGGGAACCCTGGCCTCCATCTCCAGCGACTGCATGATTGCCGGAAGGGTAAAGGTGAGGGTCTTGCCGGATCCAGTGAACGCGATGCCAATCATGTCTCGTCCGGAGAACCTGCCCAAGTCAGTATGGAGACAAAACACCTGTACTCACGCAGTAGGGATGCCTTGGATCTGGATAGGCGTTGGCTGCTTGATACCCTTGGCCTTCAGATAGTTGAGAAGCGGCTTCGGCAGCTTCATGTCCTTTGACTGTCAGCACCACCTCAAGATCGCTAACCCTCTAACTCACCGCAAAGTGCCCAATAGCTGGAGGAAGGTCATCCCCTTCAATAATAATAGCGTGCTTATCCCTGATCTCCTGCTGTTCCTCTCTGGACAGGTTGCGGATGTACGACGGTGGACGCCACGACGTCTTCATGCTCTCAGTGTAGACGGTCCCGGAGGCGAGCTCCTGTGCACCGGCGAGCTTCTTCTGAGCGCGCTCCATCTGTGCCAGAAGCTCTGCCTCCTTCTCAGCCTCCTTCTCAGCAGCATTCTTGCCGGCATCTGTATGTTAGTCAGGTGCTACCTTCGACAGTCACCTACCTTCGAGCTCCTTTTGTCGCTTGACCTCCTGGGCCTCTTGCAACAAGGTGCGTTCCCGCCTGGCCGTCTCCTTCCTCTTCTCTTCCGCATCCTCTAACTCCTTTTGTGCGTCCTTCTtctctcgctcctcctcttctgcCGTCTTGATCTTCTTGGACTGGCGTGTTGATCCAAGCTTTTCGAGCATTTGTGCCCTCCGTTTTGCGACGGGCACATAGGGCTTGTAGTCTGCCGGGACATCGTAAAAGTCTTCTGATGCTGATGGCGTCTGGCTGTTTGATTCGGCTGCCATGGTTGGGACGCCGAGATGCGAGATGCGAGTTGAACGAAGAGGTCGAGTGACGAAATGTCTGAAATCTCCACAGTGATCGAGATGGTTGATAACACTGGGTGGCAAAGAGGGCGCCACGTGGCTATGACCGCAAACGCCGAAAGGACGGCTGGGTGGCGGGCCGCCTGGCAGCTGCAGTCAGTGCCTGTGTGGTCCTCGATGACTGACTGACACACACGCTACATCACCACCAACCCACTCGCTACACAACAACATTACACACTCGCATCAACCAACCTTCCTAAAGCTCTCACTCTGGTACACTTGACTGGCACATTCAGCGGCGTCAACTGTACACTCTTGACAGCGCAATCTCTGTTTAAACTGTGAGTAGCGGtcccgcgccgagctcaatCAACGTCGCCTCGTGCGCCGTCCCACACACTCGCTGACCACCTTCATTTACGCCACTCAGTGCGTTGGCCTAGCTCCATTCCACAACAATCGCAAGAGCACTACAAGACTACCCTATTGGAACGATGGACGTGAGTTGCACGCGATCACTCGGCCAACCGGCGCCATTGCCGAGTGGCTCGTGGCTAGTGCTGCTAGGTGGCTAGAATGCTGACATGTCGCGCGCCCAGGCTGTCCTCGACTTCTCCAAGGATGTCGACGTCAAGTGAGTTTGTGCTGGCGGCGTGTCCTTAGTGGTGACTAACATGACTCTTCAGCCTGCTTGATCAGGTTGTGCAGACCTTCTAcactggcgtcggcgcgcaggtgAGCACCCGTTTCAAGGACGCCACGTGCCTTCGTCATCCAGACACTGATACCCGTGTTCAGCAacagcaggcccagcaggTCCTCACCCAGTTCCAGGAGAACCCAGATGCATGGCAGCGCGTTCCTGCCATCCTCGAGACCTCGAGCAACCTGAACAccaaggtgggtgcgggGAAGGCGCCCCGTGCGAAGCTTGAATCCCGCTGATCTCCGGCTCCACAGTACATCGGTCTTCAGATCCTCGAGAAGCTCATTCAGACGCGCTGGAAGGCTCTGCctgccgagcagcagcagggcatCCGCAACTTTATCGTCCAGGTCACTGTCGACACGTCCAGTGATGAGACGCGTATGCGCAGGGAGAAGAGCTATCTCAACAagctcaacctcgtcctcgtccaggTATGAGACCTACGAGGTGCCCCGATCCCGCTAACATCCATCAGATCCTGAAGCAGGCCTGGCCCAAGGACTGGCCCTCGTTCATCCCCGAGAtcacggcgtcgtcgcgcaccaACCTCTCCCTGTGTGAGAACAACATGGTCATCCTTAAGCTGTTGTCAGAAGAGATCTTCGACTTCTCCGCCGAGCAGATGACCCAGGCCAAGACGAAGGCCCTCAAGCAGACGATGTGCGGCGAGTTTGGCGACATCTTCACCTTGTGTAACGAGGTCCTCGAAAAGGCCAACAAGCCCAGCCTGATCAAGGCCACGCTGGAAACACTACTCCGCTTCCTCAACTGGATCCCGCTCGGCTACATCTTCGAGACGCAGATCATCGACTTCCTTGTCACCCGCTTCTTGGAGGTCCCCGAGTTCCGCAACGTCACCCTCAAGTGTCTCTCGGAGATTGGTGGTCTCAACGTCGGCCCAGAGTACAACTCCAAGTTTGTCATCCTCTTCCAGCTTGTCATGACCAGCATCAACCGCATGGTTCCCCCCAGCACCGATCTTGCGGCCGCGTACGCCTCATCAGATGACGAGGACCAGCAGCTCATCAAGAACCTCGCCCTCTTCCTTACCAACTTCCTCCACTCCCATCTCAGCCTGATCGAGACGCCCGAATCCAACGAGCTTCTCATCAACGCCCACCTCTACCTCATCAAGATCTCCACGGTCGATGACCGTGAGGTCTTCAAAATCTGTCTCGAGTACTGGGCCAagcttgtcgccgagctctACGAGGAGATCCAGCAGCTCCCCATGGGCGACATCAACCCCCTCATGaacctcaacctcggcggccttggtggcGGCCTCAACGGCCCCCAGAGCCTCGCCTTGAGTGGCGTCCCATTGCGGAAGAACGCCTACGCCGAGATTCTGTCCAACCTGCGACTCGTCATGATCGAGAAGATGgtcaagcccgaggaggtCTTGATCGTGGAGAACGACGAGGGAGAGATTGTCCGCGAGTTCATGAAGGAGAGCGACACCATTGTGCTCTACAAGAGCATGCGCGAGGTTCTTGTCTACCTCACCCACTTGGACGTTGCCGACACGGAGCAGATCATGAccgacaagctcgccaagcagaTTGACGGTTCCGAGTGGTCGTGGAACAACCTCAACACCTTGTGCTGGGCTATTGGCTCAATATCCGGTGCTATGAACGAGGAAACGGAGAAGCGTTTCCTCGTCACCGTCATCAAGGACCTCCTTGGCCTTACGGAGATGAAGCGCGGCAAGGACAACAAGGCTGTCTGTGCCTCGGACATCATGTACATTGTCGGCCAGTACCCTCGTTTCCTCAAGGCGCACTGGAAGTTCCTCAAGACGGTCGTCAACAAGCTCTTCGAGTTCATGCACGAGACCCACGAGGGTGTGCAGGACATGGCCTGCGACACGTTCATCAAGATTGCCCAAAAGTGCCGTCGCCACTTTGTCTTACAGCAGgctggcgagcacgagccgTTCATTGACGAGATCCTCCGCACGCTCCACCGCATCACCGTCGACCTCCAGCCCCAGCAGGTCCACACCTTCTACGAGGCCGTTGGCTACATGATCTCGGCTCAGCCCAACAAGCCGACCCAGGAGAGGCTGATTGAGAAGCTCATGGAGCTGCCCAACAACGCGTGGGACAACCTCATGCAGCAGGCCGCCAGCAACGTCGACGTCCTGAGCAACACTGAGAACGTCAAGATCATGTCCAACATTCTCAAGACCAACGTCTCGGCATGTACGTCGATTGGCTCCTTCTTCCTTCCCCAGCTGGGCCGCATCTGGCTCGACATGCTTGGCCTCTACAAGGCTGTCAGCGGCATCATcagcgagcaggtcgccaCCCAGGGTCTCATTGCCACCAAGACCCCCAAGGTCCGCTCATTGAGGACAATCAAGAAGGAGATCCTCAAGCTTGTCGAGACGTacgtcaagaaggccgaggacctcgagggtGTCAACCAGAACCTCATCCCCGGTCTCCTTGACGCCATTCTCGGCGACTACAACCGCAACGTGCCTGctgcccgcgacgccgaggtgctcaacGTCATGGCCACCATTGTGTCCAAGCTCGGCTCGCTCCTTATCCCTCAGATCTCGCCCATTCTTGACGCCGTGTTCGAGCCAACGCTCGACATGATCAACAAGGACTTCTCCGAGTACCCCGAGCACCGTGTTGGTTTCTTCAAGCTTCTCCGCGCGATCAACCTTACCTGCTTCCCTGCCCTGCTCGACTTGCCGCCTGCGCAGTTCAAGCTCGTCATGGACTCGGTCGTCTGGGCCTTCAAGCACACGATGCGTGACATTGCCGACATGGGCTTAAGCATTGCCTTTGAGATTGTTAACAACTTTGCTTCGTCTTCAGCCGAGATCTCTGGTCAGTTCTATCAGCAGTacctcctcagcctcctcggcgacgtcttCTACGTCCTCACCGATGCCGACCACAAGAGCGGCTTCAAGATGCAGACGATCCTGCTGGCCCGTCTCATCTCTCTGGTCGAGACCAACCAGGTCCAGGCACCATTGTACGACTCGTCGCAGGTGTCGGACCCCAACACGTCCAACGCCGTGTTCCTCAAGCAGTACATTGCCAACCTGCTGTCGAACGCGTTCTCGCACGTGCAGCCCTCGCAGATCAACGCCTTTGTCAACCTCATGTTTGACCACTCTTCAGACCCCGTCAAGTTCAAGTTTACTCTTCGCGACTTCCTCATCTCGCTCAAGGAGTTCTCTGGTGACAATGCCGAGCTCTACATtgacgagaaggaggccgaggccgagcgcaaggctgTCGAGGAGCGCCAGGCTGCCATTCGTGTGCCTGGTATGCTCAAGCCTTCGcagatcgacgacgatgccgagctgTAAAACGCGGCCACCACATACGGTACACACACTACTACAGAAGTGTCAGTGTCggggggcgcgcgcgctgtgtTGATCAATTTGCATAATGCTCTCTGGTGGGTGTGAGAGCTGTTGACGTGTCTGCATCATAGGGTCCTGAGAGAGAGTTACATGTATACCCGTTATGTCTTCCCAGTCGAGAAACGTGGGAGGGGACAATGACGTGAATTGACTGACTATGCTATTAGGGGCTAGTTTGTAATCGCACCCTAATAGTTTGTATTATCACGATTCCGGGGTCTTGTTTAGTTTTGCGGGGTCAAAAGTGGCTGGCTGGTTAAAGGGATCGACGTTTCAAACCCCAacaaggccgagctgacTCCAATTcaaagcaagcaagcagcagccgcagcaccaCGAACGCGTCACACACCACAATCaactacgacgacgacaggagCAGCACAGCACGCACTCGCAACTCGCCTCCTCCGACGACATCGCATTGCAGCCACCACAGCCCTCACACCCTCACACCCTTTGTACTTCTTCTACCTCGAGCCACCACGCACACTCCACACAGCAGGCCCCACCCCATACCGCACGGCGCGTCCCAACACCAGAGGAGCCGCTGCTGTCCCTTCCCTGCCCACACACTTGACTTGACCCCTTCGCACCAAACCAACTCCGACACCTCCTCGTAGATCGACATTTCGCACTAGCGATAGCGACAACACCTCTGACCCCAGTCACGCCGCCGGGGACCCGCTGTatcagctgctgctgccgcctgTAGCTGCTTGTCTCTagcagcgtcgtcgcgctcgcgcacaacaacaacactcacgCAGCGTCCAGCCGCCTCCTTTCGCCCACGCCCATCGCAACCAAGCGGCGGCCATGATCGAACCGCAGGTGCTGGGCACGCTCATCGTGGTCGTTGCGCGGGCGGTAAGCTGGCTTGCATGTGCTTAGCTGACTCTCCCAGCGCAACCTTCCCAACAAGTCGCGCTTCGGCAAGCAGGACCCGTACTGCGCGCTCACGCTGGGCGAGGAGAAACGGCGGACCAAGCCCATCAAGCGGTGAGTAAAGCTGTGGCGAGATTTGGAAGaagcgggcgcggcgcgtgcggctggctcgctggctggttgAGCCCGGGGGATCTCGCTGACGGCCGCAGCGGTGGCCAACACCCCGAGTGGGATGAGGAGCTGCGGTTCGTCATCTCgcaggacgtcgaggacctgctcgccgccagtGTTGATCCGGGCTCTGTAAAGGGCAGGAACGGGTCGCTGGCAGGCAAGgacgcggcgctgccgcccctCCCGGCCGAAGAGGGCGTGGTCACCCCTCAATCAATGGCACAGAAgagccgcgccggcgcaaagaaggccggcggcgtccgGTCCATGAAGGTCCAGTGctacgccgacgcgccaAAGGAACCAGAACTCGTCGGCGAGTGTATCGTCCCCATTGACGATGTGCTCAAATCGGGCGAAGTCGATGGTGAGTTGGCAGCTGTACCGTGCAGCAGCCACTGACGCAACAGACTGGTACGAGCTCAAGTACAAGGACAAGTACGCCGGCGAGCTGTATCTCGAGCTCACGTTCTACTCCAATGTGCGTTTCACCAACGGCTCCACACTGACACTTTGCAGAAGGCTCCGCCCGTCAAGCGCAACGTCCAGCGACCGGGAATTCTGCCCGCCACGGGGCCAGGTGCGGCGCTCGCGACACCTCCCCGCCCGGGCATGACGACCAGCGTGTCAGGCTATAACCTGTACATCCCACCTtacagccagcagccaggaCGAACGGgatcgccggcgccggggggCATCCCCCACTCCGCCAGCGGCCCCATCCCAATTACTCAACACCACGCCGGGGGCATCCCGCACTCGAACACGTTCCACGACCTGGGACTCCCGCCGAGACAAACCACCGGCGGCCCGATCGCAGGTCAGCCAGACTACCCCCCTGGCCGGCTTCAGAACGCGCCGCAGGACGACTTCCTCGCCGGCCAGATGGGGTCCATGAACCTTGGGCAGTCGCTTGGCCACTCGTACCAAAATCATCCTGGCGGCCCTCCCGCCCCGGCGACCGTCGGCGcaggccaccaccaccgccactcGGTGGCCACTGGTGCCGTAACCCAGGCGCCGTGGTCTTCAATGTTACCCCAGAACAATCAGCCGCAGGGCCACGCCCCGGTCCAGCGACCCGTCAGCGCTGGCGACGTCGGTGGCGCCTGGCCCACAGTCGACAACCGACCCAACACGGCTGTGCCGATGCCTACGAGGCC contains:
- the SPAC17A2.14_1 gene encoding Putative metal ion transporter: MSPTQQPTSPRQIQVDVGSPTHPRAMSNTSSSRSPVNALGGSAHRGSSGTSYRDNIDVQRQMQQDIDSAMSMSRVRSGSVVEGSPAIMRAARGGYSTSPIEETPFGMLSDAEEREMDRARHQDHEGSDDGHFGGHYGREHGGVPPLDSADSVSTYQSKRGRDTDSDRERRYPDHPDHHFAASPGGIRSHFDFAPMEEFADTERAAIAAEDGDGGATTGLTRRRSTAVVRQSSHGDRHDSSGSASSTAHRDGSTENVLPKPHELERTMTASAFGDDTDPDAGAFSPKEDAESPAQTNFHRRRARKASSQNQAARRGGKLALFESFGGGGEDDAVGGVLKAPRQGKQPPAEQPPPFVSYSDAPPGHDRPYRFSFYSNALPVTIHARTLAELPADGQSFEDLFKGRNGAAGAPMSRNDTNQTAPKSAAGTPTNEPSLLSLHAPKNPPNIHSLALANANKGAAPPYPGGPGGPAVTAEEDPEAFTWWLDVLSPTDDEMRMLSKVFGIHPLTTEDILLEETREKIELFRNYYLVCFRSFDQDPYSQTYLEPLNMYIIVFREGTLSFHFRATPHPQNVRRRIKHLKDYISVTSDWISYALIDDITDAFGPLIQSIEYEVDSIDELVLILKEAEQTDMLRRIGTCRKKVMGLLRLMGSKADVVKGLAKRCNENWLVAPKSDIGLYLSDIQDHLITMTSNLNHYEKILSRSHSNYLAQISIEMTDANNQINDVLSKLTALGTVLIPMNLVTGLWGMNVHVPGQDIEEGYVWFGSILGCLALFAILGAWGTYKCFVR
- the RH35 gene encoding DEAD-box ATP-dependent RNA helicase 35, with the protein product MAAESNSQTPSASEDFYDVPADYKPYVPVAKRRAQMLEKLGSTRQSKKIKTAEEEEREKKDAQKELEDAEEKRKETARRERTLLQEAQEVKRQKELEDAGKNAAEKEAEKEAELLAQMERAQKKLAGAQELASGTVYTESMKTSWRPPSYIRNLSREEQQEIRDKHAIIIEGDDLPPAIGHFADMKLPKPLLNYLKAKGIKQPTPIQIQGIPTAFSGRDMIGIAFTGSGKTLTFTLPAIMQSLEMEARVPFVRGEGPVGLIICPSRELARQTYEGCVAMCNALKEGGEYPEVRSLLCIGGINMAEQADVLNRGVHIVVATPGRLIDMLEKGRLNADNCKYLCMDEADRMIDMGFEEDVRSIMSHFKHQRQTLLFSATMPRKIQDFAQQSLINPILVNVGRAGAANMDVIQEVEYVKQEAKMVYLLECLQKTPPPVIIFSDNKNEVDDIQEYLLLKGVEAVAIHGSKSQDEREYAIRSFKTGAKDVMVASGVASKGLDFNEIQHVIVYSMPKEIEDYVHEIGRTGRSGKTGIATTFVNMNTQEQTLLDLKYLLMEAKQKIPEFLLSIDDPRAAQGGVLKGCPICGGLGHGLSDCPKLEEETRRRQAANNRYDDGGY
- the xpo1 gene encoding Exportin-1, which gives rise to MDAVLDFSKDVDVNLLDQVVQTFYTGVGAQVSTRFKDATCLRHPDTDTRVQQQQAQQVLTQFQENPDAWQRVPAILETSSNLNTKYIGLQILEKLIQTRWKALPAEQQQGIRNFIVQVTVDTSSDETRMRREKSYLNKLNLVLVQILKQAWPKDWPSFIPEITASSRTNLSLCENNMVILKLLSEEIFDFSAEQMTQAKTKALKQTMCGEFGDIFTLCNEVLEKANKPSLIKATLETLLRFLNWIPLGYIFETQIIDFLVTRFLEVPEFRNVTLKCLSEIGGLNVGPEYNSKFVILFQLVMTSINRMVPPSTDLAAAYASSDDEDQQLIKNLALFLTNFLHSHLSLIETPESNELLINAHLYLIKISTVDDREVFKICLEYWAKLVAELYEEIQQLPMGDINPLMNLNLGGLGGGLNGPQSLALSGVPLRKNAYAEILSNLRLVMIEKMVKPEEVLIVENDEGEIVREFMKESDTIVLYKSMREVLVYLTHLDVADTEQIMTDKLAKQIDGSEWSWNNLNTLCWAIGSISGAMNEETEKRFLVTVIKDLLGLTEMKRGKDNKAVCASDIMYIVGQYPRFLKAHWKFLKTVVNKLFEFMHETHEGVQDMACDTFIKIAQKCRRHFVLQQAGEHEPFIDEILRTLHRITVDLQPQQVHTFYEAVGYMISAQPNKPTQERLIEKLMELPNNAWDNLMQQAASNVDVLSNTENVKIMSNILKTNVSACTSIGSFFLPQLGRIWLDMLGLYKAVSGIISEQVATQGLIATKTPKVRSLRTIKKEILKLVETYVKKAEDLEGVNQNLIPGLLDAILGDYNRNVPAARDAEVLNVMATIVSKLGSLLIPQISPILDAVFEPTLDMINKDFSEYPEHRVGFFKLLRAINLTCFPALLDLPPAQFKLVMDSVVWAFKHTMRDIADMGLSIAFEIVNNFASSSAEISGQFYQQYLLSLLGDVFYVLTDADHKSGFKMQTILLARLISLVETNQVQAPLYDSSQVSDPNTSNAVFLKQYIANLLSNAFSHVQPSQINAFVNLMFDHSSDPVKFKFTLRDFLISLKEFSGDNAELYIDEKEAEAERKAVEERQAAIRVPGMLKPSQIDDDAEL